One Bradyrhizobium sp. CCGB12 genomic window carries:
- the panC gene encoding pantoate--beta-alanine ligase: MQTITTVLELRQVLAEAVNADKRIGLVPTMGYLHEGHLALIEASRAQSDVTVVSIFVNPTQFGPSEDLATYPRDLVRDERLCREAGVAIVFAPNVQELYPTHFETFVEPGELANSLCGVFRPGHFRGVATIVCKLFNLVRPDVAFFGQKDFQQCAIVRRVVADLNLPVEVITVPTVREPDGLAMSSRNRYLGEEERRRALAISRGLFAAGAEFQIGERNVEALVAIVRRQLDEIDRVQYVELVDTDTLKPATRPLSRPAALCAAAYVGSTRLIDNIILKPKV, translated from the coding sequence ATGCAAACAATCACCACGGTCCTTGAGCTGCGTCAGGTTCTCGCAGAGGCTGTCAATGCTGACAAGCGCATCGGACTAGTACCGACAATGGGCTATCTGCACGAGGGACATCTGGCGCTGATCGAGGCGAGCCGGGCGCAAAGCGATGTTACGGTCGTAAGTATCTTCGTTAACCCGACCCAATTCGGACCAAGCGAGGATCTCGCCACTTATCCGCGCGACTTAGTGCGCGATGAAAGACTGTGCCGCGAAGCTGGCGTTGCGATCGTCTTTGCGCCAAATGTACAGGAGCTCTATCCGACCCACTTTGAGACTTTCGTCGAGCCGGGTGAGCTCGCAAATTCGCTATGTGGAGTTTTCAGACCCGGGCACTTTCGTGGTGTTGCGACTATCGTCTGCAAGCTGTTCAATTTGGTGCGGCCGGACGTCGCGTTTTTCGGGCAGAAGGACTTTCAGCAATGCGCGATCGTGCGCCGAGTGGTAGCTGATCTCAATCTTCCGGTCGAGGTTATTACCGTGCCAACCGTGCGGGAACCGGACGGGCTCGCGATGAGCAGCCGTAACCGGTATCTCGGCGAGGAGGAGCGTCGGCGTGCTCTTGCCATCAGCCGAGGGCTGTTCGCTGCAGGGGCAGAGTTTCAGATAGGTGAGCGCAATGTTGAGGCACTCGTAGCAATCGTCAGGCGGCAATTGGATGAAATCGATCGCGTGCAGTACGTCGAACTCGTCGATACCGACACACTCAAGCCGGCCACGAGACCGTTGAGTCGTCCTGCAGCTCTTTGCGCCGCGGCCTATGTCGGCTCGACCCGCTTGATCGACAACATCATCCTGAAGCCAAAAGTGTGA
- the panB gene encoding 3-methyl-2-oxobutanoate hydroxymethyltransferase, with translation MSHNSESPIERTTIPILLRWKSEGRRVVMTTAYDAVTARIADRVVDIILVGDSVGNVCLGFENTLSVSVAMMNHHLEAVARTRPRGLLVADMPYLSFHLSREEAIRSAGGFLQRGADAVKLEGGAKRAEMVRALVDCEIPVMGHLGLTPQSVNIMGGFKVQGRTADDALRLLDDAQRLQEAGCFALVLEGIPAELAARVTEFLTIPTIGIGAGPDCSGQVLVLHDVLGLTEGRRPKFVRAYAEGFQLLKEALSRWAADVRNGAFPAPGESYRLPEGLRETIANWTPSNPTK, from the coding sequence ATGAGTCACAATTCGGAATCGCCTATTGAACGTACCACGATTCCAATCCTGCTGCGCTGGAAAAGCGAGGGCCGGCGTGTCGTAATGACTACCGCTTACGACGCCGTCACTGCACGCATTGCCGACCGCGTCGTAGATATCATCCTAGTCGGCGACAGCGTCGGCAATGTCTGCCTCGGCTTCGAAAACACGCTATCGGTCAGCGTGGCGATGATGAACCATCATCTTGAGGCGGTCGCGCGCACAAGGCCGCGTGGCTTGCTCGTGGCCGATATGCCCTATCTTAGCTTTCATCTCAGCCGAGAAGAGGCGATACGCAGCGCCGGCGGCTTCCTGCAGCGTGGGGCGGATGCCGTCAAATTGGAGGGCGGAGCCAAGCGTGCCGAAATGGTGCGCGCCCTGGTCGATTGCGAGATTCCTGTAATGGGCCATCTCGGCCTCACCCCTCAAAGTGTCAACATAATGGGTGGATTCAAAGTTCAGGGGCGTACAGCCGATGACGCTTTGCGCCTACTCGATGATGCGCAGCGACTGCAGGAGGCCGGATGCTTTGCTCTGGTCCTGGAAGGAATCCCGGCCGAACTCGCCGCGCGAGTGACCGAATTCCTGACGATTCCGACCATTGGAATCGGAGCAGGTCCTGATTGTTCAGGCCAGGTACTCGTTCTCCACGATGTGCTGGGCTTGACTGAAGGTCGCCGCCCCAAATTCGTTCGCGCCTATGCGGAGGGCTTCCAGCTGTTAAAGGAGGCGCTGTCTCGCTGGGCTGCGGATGTCCGCAACGGTGCCTTCCCGGCACCCGGAGAATCATATCGACTTCCTGAGGGTCTACGCGAAACGATCGCAAATTGGACGCCTTCCAACCCAACCAAATAA